From Watersipora subatra chromosome 8, tzWatSuba1.1, whole genome shotgun sequence, a single genomic window includes:
- the LOC137402406 gene encoding uncharacterized protein, giving the protein MYLRNERIDGVKRLRYLKKFTGGEAEKAIEGHFMSNTEHAYAAARQLLKERYGNKQILARSFRDQLSKWPSVSDDGKTLLEFSDFLGHLLSAQSSVHFLRVLDGYSKNENMCRKLPRLKWKWARIVAKTEESYYRYPTFKEFCSFVKKEAKIGQLPLPRGFNSKTKLPDKRLQGPGQSRNTFSTAIDKGCVHCKLDNHQVSECRKLQRLPKAEKSSTIRQLSLCFKCVFQDTFTRSVRPSSNAASVEKVMLQSTTIRTSNPEKKLLKLNQVHQPQLTAVLREYKYYQTKQTRRVDHPATPQKPCWLQLQQMDSQLWPYQLRCQCCLESQC; this is encoded by the coding sequence ATGTACCTACGAAACGAGAGAATTGATGGAGTAAAACGACTTCGTTACCTCAAGAAGTTTACAGGTGGCGAAGCTGAGAAAGCTATCGAAGGACATTTCATGTCAAACACAGAACATGCGTATGCTGCAGCTCGACAACTTTTGAAAGAAAGATATGGAAACAAGCAGATCTTAGCGAGGAGCTTTAGAGACCAGCTTTCCAAGTGGCCGAGTGTATCtgatgatggaaaaactttacTAGAATTCAGTGACTTCTTAGGCCACTTGCTTAGTGCCCAGAGTTCAGTCCATTTCTTGAGAGTGTTGGATGGTTACAGCAAAAACGAAAATATGTGCAGAAAACTACCTCGCTTAAAGTGGAAGTGGGCAAGAATAGTAGCCAAAACTGAAGAAAGCTATTACCGCTACCCAACCTTTAAGGAGTTCTGCagctttgtaaaaaaagaaGCAAAGATAGGACAACTTCCACTACCAAGAGGATTCAACTCCAAAACAAAACTACCAGATAAGCGACTGCAAGGACCTGGTCAATCTAGGAATACATTCTCAACAGCTATCGATAAAGGATGCGTTCATTGTAAGTTAGATAACCATCAGGTTAGCGAATGCCGTAAACTGCAGAGACTTCCCAAGGCAGAAAAGAGTTCAACCATCAGACAGCTCAGCCTCTGCTTCAAATGCGTTTTCCAGGACACCTTTACAAGGAGTGTGCGACCAAGCTCAAATGCAGCGTCTGTGGAAAAAGTCATGCTACAGTCTACCACGATCCGAACTTCAAACCCAGAAAAGAAATTACTCAAACTCAACCAAGTCCACCAGCCACAACTAACAGCGGTACTCAGAGAGTACAAGTACTACCAAACGAAACAAACCCGAAGAGTGGACCACCCAGCAACACCACAAAAACCGTGTTGGCTACAACTACAACAAATGGACTCACAACTATGGCCATACCAGTTAAGATGTCAGTGCTGTCTGGAAAGTCAATGTTAG
- the LOC137402405 gene encoding uncharacterized protein yields the protein MSNIAKHMPPLLDIPIGLLIGMNYTEVIQPLETRPSTKGEPFAVKTLFGWTMCGGREPMLPVNRKVYMTSAGKEIMDLLEQDFKDAKSDDKLLQQDIRFLKIMEQRTEVDRSGNYIMPLSFTASPTLPNNRAHVEQCFQGLLKKFNADASYQGEYNKFMQDLIDSGDAEEAPSTTESGKVWFLPHFGVRHKRKGKLRVVFDASTKFKGVALNDELLSGPDNLNSLLGIVLRFRREPVAITCNIQQMFLNSIVDRPDRDFLRFLWTGKNGKIKGYRMTKHLFGAAGSPVVATYGLRRIADDYKDEHQHAAKFLQEEFYVDDGVTSVSTEEQAIDLITNAVKICTKANIRLDKFNSNRKTVLLAIPESERSEQIKNINIFEEQLPNERTLGMEWNLESDSFHFSAPETNNATITKKNMLSKIAQIYDPMGLISPLILKGKLILQRVTAADLEWDQLLEPDDMREWRNWLDDIGKLANFSIKRCPKPTGNIKTIQLHHFIDASSQGYGGCSYLRYTTTEGEIACHLIMSKSRVAPLKKVTTIPRLELQGAVTASRLANLLRKELKLSID from the coding sequence ATGTCCAATATAGCCAAACATATGCCACCATTGTTAGACATACCAATTGGGTTGCTGATTGGAATGAATTATACCGAGGTCATTCAGCCGCTGGAAACTCGTCCGAGCACTAAAGGTGAGCCTTTTGCAGTGAAAACATTATTCGGTTGGACCATGTGTGGGGGACGTGAGCCGATGCTGCCAGTAAACCGGAAAGTATACATGACTTCAGCAGGCAAGGAAATCATGGACCTATTGGAGCAAGACTTCAAAGATGCCAAATCAGACGACAAACTTTTGCAACAAGACATTCGGTTCCTGAAAATCATGGAACAGAGAACGGAGGTAGACAGAAGTGGCAACTACATAATGCCTTTATCCTTCACTGCATCTCCAACATTACCCAACAACCGAGCTCATGTTGAGCAATGCTTCCAAGGACTCCTGAAGAAATTCAACGCTGATGCAAGCTATCAAGGTGAGTACAACAAATTTATGCAGGATCTGATTGACTCAGGAGACGCGGAAGAAGCACCAAGCACAACAGAATCAGGTAAAGTATGGTTCTTACCACACTTTGGCGTGAGACACAAAAGAAAGGGTAAGTTGAGAGTGGTATTTGACGCAAGCACAAAGTTTAAGGGAGTAGCTCTAAATGATGAGCTGTTAAGCGGACCTGACAATCTTAATTCCTTGCTTGGAATCGTGCTACGCTTCCGGAGAGAACCTGTAGCGATCACGTGCAATATCCAGCAAATGTTTCTCAACTCCATTGTTGATAGGCCTGATCGAGACTTTCTCAGATTCCTATGGACTGGCAAAAATGGAAAGATCAAGGGCTACCGGATGACCAAACATCTGTTTGGTGCCGCGGGCTCCCCCGTTGTAGCAACATACGGATTGCGCCGAATAGCTGACGACTACAAAGATGAACACCAACATGCTGCAAAATTCTTACAAGAGGAGTTCTACGTAGACGATGGCGTAACCAGTGTGAGCACTGAGGAACAAGCCATTGATCTAATTACTAATGCAGTTAAGATCTGCACCAAAGCAAATATCAGACTAGACAAGTTCAACTCCAACAGGAAAACTGTACTTTTGGCTATACCTGAATCGGAAAGGAGCGAGCAAATCAAAAACATCAACATCTTCGAAGAACAGCTTCCTAACGAAAGAACCCTCGGGATGGAATGGAATTTAGAGTCCGACTCCTTCCACTTTTCAGCCCCAGAAACCAACAATGCGACGATCACAAAGAAAAACATGCTTTCCAAAATTGCACAAATCTATGACCCGATGGGCCTGATATCACCACTCATCTTAAAAGGCAAACTCATCCTACAAAGAGTCACAGCTGCAGACTTGGAATGGGATCAGTTGCTAGAACCCGACGACATGAGAGAGTGGAGAAACTGGCTAGATGACATAGGAAAACTAGCCAACTTCAGCATCAAGCGCTGTCCGAAACCTACGGGAAACATTAAAACAATCCAGTTACACCATTTCATTGATGCAAGCAGTCAAGGTTACGGTGGCTGCTCATACCTGCGGTACACGACTACAGAAGGAGAAATCGCGTGCCACCTCATTATGTCAAAGTCGAGAGTGGCTCCCTTAAAGAAAGTGACTACAATCCCTCGACTCGAGTTACAAGGAGCGGTTACGGCCAGCAGGCTAGCCAACCTGCTGAGAAAGGAGCTTAAGCTATCAATAGATTAA